CCTTTAAACTTTATACTATCTCTGTTTATATTATATTTACTTATTAATTTAAGTTCTTTTTGGAAATATCCAATTGATTGTTCAAATTCTGCAATCACCTGACTATTACTACCTAGTCGATGCAACAATTTTATTATCCCCGTTGTATCATTGTTTTTTTCCGCAAGTTGTAATAGTTCTTTTTCAAAATCAACAGCTAAACGTTTATTAGAATTCGTATACTTTGAAACAGAATCTTGAAGCGTTTCATATTCTTTTTTATAATCTTTTAGATCTTGAGCATAGCTAATAGTAGTGCTAAAAGAACTAAGACAAATTAATAGGATTGATATTTTAAAAACTATTTTCACGAATTGGTTTTAATCTAAAGAATTCAGTTGTTTAATATAAAACGAAGGATTTAAACCCGTTCGTAATTTGAAGTATCTGGCAAATGAATCTGCACTTTTATAACCGATCTCTTCAGCTATTGATTGCACAGAAAAGGAACGGAATCGACTGTCATTTTTCAATCTTAATATGGCATAGTTAATTCGTAAGTCATTAATGTAGGTATTAAAATTTTTCTCGAAATGTGAGTTTATTACCTTAGAAAGGTAAGATGTATTCGTCTTAATTTTTTTAGCAACATTGTATGAATTACAATCTTGTCTTAAAAAATATTCTTGTTCTTTTAAGGTTTGTAAGCCTGCCAATATAAGGTAAGTTGTTTCCTCATTTACCTCTGCTGAAACTTTTCCCTCTAGAACTTTATCTTTGGTGTCTATGATTTCAATTGTTGGTTTTTCTTCCTGACTAAATTTCGCCAACAATACATTGAACTTTTCTGTATTTTTCTTTTTCTCCTTAATTAGATAAATAATAAAAGTTATCAGAAGCACAAGCAATCCCAACCCAATACTCATAAACAAGTAAAACGTACTCTTTTGAGTTGATTTTTCTTTTTCTAAGTTTGATACTTCTTGTGTATGAAAAGCAGATGTAATGGTATCCTTACTTTTTTCTAAGGCTGTTTGATTTAAAATATACTTTTCGTAATATTCATTCGATTTTTCTAAATTTCCAGATGCCTTATAAATTTTTGCCAATAATTTATAATCATCAGTCAGGTAAATTTCTTTTGAATTTTGTTTTTTTACATGAATACCATTTTCCAATATTTTTATGGCCTTATCATATTCTTTTAGATTAAAATAAGACTCCCCTAGCTCCAAACTAACTTCTTTCGGTGCACTAACAGAATCGTATTCATATGCTAATTCTTCAGTTGCTAATAAATAAAGTAGTGCTTTATCATATTGTTGCCTCGCTAAATATACCCTACCTTTTTGCCCTGTTATTCCAATTTTAGCATTTAAAGATAACGTATCTAATTTTTCTTTAAATCCTTCGTCAAGTATATAGAGGGCTGAATCTTTTTGATTTAGTTTTAAATAGATTTCACTTAACTCAATAATAATTTCACCTCTATTATAAATACGGGTAGCTTCAGAAATAGTCTTAGTAGTTTCCAGGGCTTTAAACGAC
The nucleotide sequence above comes from Aureibaculum algae. Encoded proteins:
- a CDS encoding AraC family transcriptional regulator, with the protein product MNYFHKIALLLFALIFFSISESNAQDIKDYKKEFEVLADSIVKYIDSNGRLSLVYAKQVLALTIESRDTLKAINALHFIGRQNQFLGEYKESIKYFEQEIALLNAIDVERYTYQVLEHNKISRIEVLAQLGQNYKELGQFEKAFATYNKCIEIARKENLEFYNDIMPTLIADLHFTMGNYKEALIKHKESFKALETTKTISEATRIYNRGEIIIELSEIYLKLNQKDSALYILDEGFKEKLDTLSLNAKIGITGQKGRVYLARQQYDKALLYLLATEELAYEYDSVSAPKEVSLELGESYFNLKEYDKAIKILENGIHVKKQNSKEIYLTDDYKLLAKIYKASGNLEKSNEYYEKYILNQTALEKSKDTITSAFHTQEVSNLEKEKSTQKSTFYLFMSIGLGLLVLLITFIIYLIKEKKKNTEKFNVLLAKFSQEEKPTIEIIDTKDKVLEGKVSAEVNEETTYLILAGLQTLKEQEYFLRQDCNSYNVAKKIKTNTSYLSKVINSHFEKNFNTYINDLRINYAILRLKNDSRFRSFSVQSIAEEIGYKSADSFARYFKLRTGLNPSFYIKQLNSLD